The following proteins are co-located in the Desulfobacterales bacterium genome:
- the hypE gene encoding hydrogenase expression/formation protein HypE, with protein sequence MDQNRILLDHGSGGKLSNDLIAELMLPAFDNPVLAGMEDGASISLDGCRLAFSTDSYVVDPIFFPGGNIGDLAVNGTINDVAMCGAAPLYLSAGIIIEAGFPKADLKEILAAMGSAAKSAGVQIVTGDTKVVAQGVADKIFINTSGIGIIPESVQISAANARAGDKIILSGTLADHGMAVLSRREGLEFESPIQSDSAALNHLVRRMFEVCPDIHVLRDPTRGGVGTALNEIAGQSDIGIRIYENSIPINNSVAGLCELLGFDPLYVANEGKLLAFVESKYADSVVKAMNADPLGRAACVIGEVVGDHSGKVIMETAIGGERIIDMLTGEQLPRIC encoded by the coding sequence ATGGATCAAAACAGAATACTTCTGGATCACGGCAGCGGCGGCAAGCTTTCAAATGATTTGATTGCGGAGCTCATGCTGCCGGCATTTGACAATCCGGTGCTTGCCGGGATGGAAGATGGCGCGTCAATAAGCCTGGATGGCTGCCGGCTGGCTTTTTCGACGGATTCCTATGTTGTGGATCCCATTTTTTTCCCCGGCGGCAATATCGGCGATCTGGCGGTAAACGGCACCATCAATGATGTGGCCATGTGCGGAGCCGCGCCGCTCTATTTAAGCGCCGGCATTATTATCGAGGCGGGATTTCCAAAGGCTGATTTAAAGGAGATTCTGGCGGCCATGGGTAGCGCCGCCAAGTCGGCCGGCGTCCAGATCGTGACCGGCGATACAAAGGTGGTGGCCCAGGGGGTGGCGGACAAGATTTTTATCAACACCTCCGGCATCGGCATAATTCCCGAGTCTGTACAAATTTCTGCCGCCAACGCCAGGGCCGGGGATAAAATTATTTTAAGCGGTACGCTGGCCGACCACGGCATGGCGGTTTTATCCCGCCGGGAGGGGCTTGAATTCGAGTCCCCGATTCAAAGCGACAGCGCGGCCTTAAATCATCTGGTGCGGCGGATGTTTGAGGTTTGCCCGGATATTCATGTGCTCCGGGATCCCACCCGCGGCGGGGTGGGCACGGCTTTGAATGAGATCGCCGGCCAGTCAGATATCGGCATCCGGATATACGAGAATTCAATTCCCATAAACAACAGCGTGGCCGGCCTATGCGAACTTCTGGGGTTTGACCCGCTCTATGTGGCCAATGAGGGTAAACTTTTGGCATTCGTCGAAAGCAAATATGCGGATTCGGTCGTAAAAGCCATGAATGCCGATCCGCTGGGCCGGGCGGCCTGCGTGATCGGCGAGGTGGTGGGGGATCACTCCGGTAAAGTCATAATGGAAACCGCTATCGGCGGAGAGCGTATCATTGATATGCTGACCGGCGAGCAGCTGCCGCGGATCTGCTGA
- a CDS encoding hydrogenase small subunit, translating to MDEKEKQEQEFYERLEKRGVTRRDFMKFCTFLTATMGLSASYVAKVANVFAATPKRTPVVWLHFAECTGCTESVLRTMYPWVDELVLEILSIEYHETIMAAAGHQAEENLQEALKKYKGEFICICEGAISTKDGGVYGKIGGRTFLEVAKDVVPKAAAVVAIGQCACYGGVQAAAPNPGGFKGVKEALNLKRREIIHLPGCPPNPINLVGTVANYLLFNKLPQLDSVGRPLFAYGKTIHDQCPRRSHFEMGEFAPSIGSPEADMGWCLYELGCRGPMTYNNCPTAKYNDGTSWPVEAGHPCIGCSEPNFWDYLSPFYQPM from the coding sequence ATGGATGAAAAAGAAAAGCAGGAACAAGAGTTTTATGAAAGACTAGAGAAAAGAGGGGTCACGCGTCGGGACTTTATGAAGTTCTGTACGTTTCTGACCGCAACCATGGGGCTGTCGGCTTCATATGTCGCCAAGGTGGCGAACGTGTTTGCCGCAACCCCGAAACGCACACCGGTTGTCTGGCTTCATTTCGCCGAATGCACGGGATGTACGGAATCAGTTTTGCGGACCATGTATCCCTGGGTTGATGAGCTGGTACTGGAAATCCTGAGTATTGAATACCATGAGACCATCATGGCGGCGGCCGGCCACCAGGCGGAAGAGAACCTCCAGGAGGCCCTCAAGAAATACAAAGGTGAGTTTATCTGCATCTGCGAGGGCGCGATCAGCACCAAAGACGGCGGTGTGTACGGCAAAATCGGCGGCCGCACGTTTCTGGAAGTCGCCAAGGATGTCGTCCCCAAAGCCGCGGCAGTGGTTGCCATCGGGCAATGCGCCTGCTACGGCGGGGTACAGGCGGCGGCCCCCAATCCGGGCGGATTTAAGGGGGTAAAAGAGGCGCTTAATCTAAAGCGAAGAGAAATTATCCATCTCCCCGGCTGTCCGCCGAACCCGATCAATTTGGTGGGCACTGTTGCCAACTACCTGCTGTTTAATAAACTGCCGCAGCTCGATTCCGTCGGCCGCCCGCTGTTTGCTTATGGCAAGACCATCCATGATCAATGCCCGCGGCGTTCTCATTTTGAAATGGGCGAGTTTGCCCCATCCATCGGATCTCCGGAAGCAGATATGGGTTGGTGTCTGTATGAGCTTGGCTGCCGCGGCCCCATGACCTATAACAATTGCCCGACAGCTAAATATAATGACGGGACCAGCTGGCCGGTGGAAGCGGGACATCCCTGTATCGGCTGCAGCGAGCCGAATTTCTGGGACTATCTGTCGCCGTTTTATCAACCCATGTAA
- a CDS encoding nickel-dependent hydrogenase large subunit codes for MSKRITIDPMTRLEGHLKIDVEVEDGKVKNAWSSGQLFRGIEIILQGRDPRDAHHFVQRSCGVCTYVHALTSVRAVEDAIGIDIPENAKLVRRLLHGAQFMHDHIVHFYHLHALDWVDVVSALKADPQKTAKLADNLSNAPWGGTTYYKGVQDRLKTFVESGQLGILNNAYWGHSAYKLPPEANLMAAANYIEALRLQAKTARLHAIFGGKNPHPQSLVVGGVSSIKDLTADRILEFKYIWQESQDFVKNVYIPDLLAVASFYKDWGGIGGTTNFLSWGDFAQNGKEPESYLMPRGLIKDRDLKNPHAADQQKVTEHVTHGWYADGEAKHPYDGETKPVPGDYDMEGKYTWFKAPRYDGQSCEVGPLARVLVAYANGQPAVKENVDAVLKKLDVPASALFSTLGRTAARGIETLIIGEAMAGWIDELVANVGRGDKKVYQKYEMPDEAMGYGLNDVPRGALGHWIKIKDKKIANYQYVVPSTWNFGPRCAKGTLGPVEESLIGTPIADPKKPLELLRTVHSFDPCIACGIHVIDPDSNEVYQVRAT; via the coding sequence ATGAGCAAACGAATTACCATCGATCCCATGACCCGGCTTGAGGGTCATCTAAAAATCGACGTGGAGGTTGAGGACGGAAAAGTTAAAAACGCCTGGAGTTCGGGTCAGCTTTTCCGGGGAATTGAAATCATTCTGCAGGGCCGGGACCCGCGGGATGCCCATCATTTTGTCCAGCGCTCATGCGGGGTCTGTACCTATGTCCATGCGCTGACCTCGGTCCGTGCGGTGGAAGATGCCATCGGCATTGATATCCCGGAAAATGCAAAGCTGGTGCGCCGGCTGCTGCACGGGGCCCAGTTCATGCATGATCACATTGTCCATTTTTACCATCTGCATGCGCTCGACTGGGTGGATGTGGTCTCCGCATTAAAAGCCGACCCCCAGAAGACCGCCAAGCTGGCAGATAATCTTTCCAATGCGCCCTGGGGCGGCACCACCTATTACAAGGGTGTCCAGGATCGCTTGAAAACCTTTGTGGAAAGCGGGCAGCTGGGCATTCTAAATAACGCCTACTGGGGTCACAGCGCGTATAAGCTGCCGCCGGAGGCCAACCTGATGGCAGCGGCCAATTACATCGAAGCTTTGCGGTTGCAGGCCAAAACCGCCCGACTGCATGCAATTTTCGGCGGCAAGAACCCCCATCCGCAGTCCCTGGTTGTGGGCGGCGTCTCATCGATTAAGGATTTGACAGCGGATCGGATTCTTGAGTTCAAGTACATCTGGCAGGAATCCCAGGATTTTGTGAAAAACGTCTATATTCCGGATCTTCTGGCGGTTGCCTCCTTCTACAAAGACTGGGGCGGCATCGGCGGTACCACCAATTTCCTGTCCTGGGGCGATTTTGCCCAGAACGGCAAGGAGCCGGAGAGCTATCTGATGCCGCGCGGGCTCATCAAAGACAGGGATTTAAAAAATCCGCATGCTGCGGATCAGCAAAAGGTAACCGAGCATGTGACCCACGGCTGGTATGCCGACGGCGAGGCCAAGCATCCCTATGATGGGGAGACCAAGCCGGTGCCCGGCGATTACGACATGGAAGGCAAATACACCTGGTTCAAGGCGCCGCGCTATGACGGCCAATCCTGTGAAGTCGGTCCGCTGGCGCGCGTCCTGGTGGCCTATGCCAATGGGCAGCCGGCAGTTAAAGAAAATGTGGATGCGGTGCTTAAAAAGCTTGATGTTCCGGCCAGCGCCCTTTTCTCGACCCTTGGCCGAACCGCCGCCCGCGGCATTGAAACCCTGATCATCGGCGAAGCCATGGCCGGCTGGATCGATGAACTGGTGGCGAATGTGGGCCGCGGCGATAAAAAAGTCTACCAGAAATATGAAATGCCGGATGAAGCCATGGGATACGGATTAAACGATGTCCCCCGCGGCGCGCTGGGACACTGGATCAAAATTAAAGATAAAAAGATTGCCAACTACCAGTACGTGGTGCCGTCTACCTGGAACTTCGGGCCGCGCTGCGCCAAGGGCACGCTCGGACCGGTTGAGGAATCCCTAATCGGCACCCCGATCGCCGACCCGAAAAAACCATTGGAACTGCTTCGAACCGTTCACTCTTTTGACCCATGCATTGCCTGCGGCATTCATGTGATCGATCCGGATTCCAACGAGGTGTATCAGGTGCGGGCGACTTAA
- a CDS encoding HyaD/HybD family hydrogenase maturation endopeptidase has product MAEPHIVIMGVGSILMTDEGFGVRVIEALEEQYEFPENVSVVDGGVLGLNLLGVIAEADHLIVVDAVRNGGAPGDFYRLTGEAIPERVRAKNSLHQIDFLETLTLCQAVDEVPETVVLGVEPEDIDSLSVELTPTIKERVEPAIEMVLDELNRLNTSYTRKAEQK; this is encoded by the coding sequence ATGGCAGAACCGCATATTGTGATAATGGGCGTGGGCAGTATTCTGATGACGGATGAAGGGTTTGGCGTCCGCGTGATCGAGGCCCTGGAAGAGCAGTATGAGTTTCCGGAAAACGTTTCCGTGGTGGACGGCGGGGTCCTGGGATTGAATCTTCTGGGCGTGATTGCGGAAGCCGATCACCTGATTGTTGTGGATGCGGTTCGCAACGGGGGCGCGCCCGGGGATTTCTATCGATTAACCGGTGAGGCCATCCCCGAGCGGGTTCGCGCCAAGAATTCCCTCCACCAGATCGATTTTCTGGAAACCCTGACCCTGTGTCAGGCAGTGGATGAAGTGCCGGAGACGGTGGTTCTGGGCGTCGAGCCCGAAGATATTGATTCACTGAGTGTTGAGCTGACCCCCACCATTAAGGAACGGGTTGAGCCGGCCATTGAAATGGTGCTGGACGAGCTGAATCGGCTGAATACATCGTATACCCGCAAAGCAGAGCAGAAATAA
- the hypA gene encoding hydrogenase maturation nickel metallochaperone HypA: MHEMGIALQIVEVARASIPADMRDSRVEKINLKIGKLAAVVPENLNLCMEVAAKDTPLEGAQIHINEIPVTAKCSGCGHQWEVAEAVYICPACQSMEFDIIAGNELNVVSIDIAD, translated from the coding sequence ATGCATGAAATGGGAATTGCGCTGCAAATCGTTGAAGTCGCCCGGGCGTCCATACCCGCGGATATGAGGGATTCCCGGGTGGAGAAGATTAATCTGAAAATCGGCAAACTGGCGGCGGTGGTACCGGAGAATTTGAATCTCTGCATGGAAGTGGCGGCCAAGGACACGCCGCTGGAAGGGGCGCAAATCCATATCAATGAGATACCGGTAACCGCAAAATGCAGTGGATGCGGCCATCAATGGGAAGTGGCGGAAGCGGTTTACATATGCCCGGCTTGCCAAAGCATGGAATTCGATATTATCGCCGGAAATGAACTGAACGTGGTGTCAATCGATATTGCGGACTGA
- a CDS encoding UXX-star (seleno)protein family 1, whose amino-acid sequence MADKVIIYGKSGUPYTQRAREAYKGHEYVDVKANKDKMDEMLKVSGGKRQVPVIVDGQNVTVGYGGT is encoded by the coding sequence ATGGCGGACAAGGTGATTATTTACGGCAAAAGCGGATGACCCTATACCCAGCGGGCTCGTGAAGCCTATAAAGGGCATGAATATGTTGATGTAAAAGCCAATAAAGATAAGATGGATGAGATGCTCAAGGTCTCAGGCGGCAAGCGCCAGGTGCCGGTAATCGTGGACGGGCAGAACGTGACCGTCGGCTACGGCGGAACGTGA
- a CDS encoding peptidylprolyl isomerase — MTVKLDTSMGEIEIALFADKAPKTVDNFLQYVNSGHYDGTLFHRVIDGFMVQGGGMTEDMTQKPTQSPIENEADNGLTNEAYTLAMARTADPHSATAQFFINVKNNTFLNHKDKSPQGWGYTVFGKVVKGIPVVNKIKAVPTGKKGMHDDVPLTPVVINKATVVSE; from the coding sequence ATGACTGTTAAACTTGATACCAGCATGGGAGAAATCGAGATCGCCCTGTTTGCAGATAAAGCGCCGAAAACGGTGGACAATTTTCTTCAATATGTAAACTCCGGCCACTATGACGGCACCCTGTTTCACCGGGTTATTGATGGATTTATGGTCCAGGGCGGCGGTATGACGGAAGATATGACCCAGAAACCAACGCAGTCGCCTATTGAAAATGAAGCCGACAATGGGCTGACAAACGAAGCCTATACCCTGGCAATGGCCCGGACCGCCGATCCCCACAGCGCCACCGCCCAGTTCTTTATCAATGTGAAAAACAATACCTTTCTCAATCACAAAGATAAATCACCCCAGGGATGGGGCTATACGGTATTCGGCAAGGTTGTTAAGGGGATTCCGGTGGTCAACAAAATAAAGGCCGTACCCACCGGAAAAAAAGGCATGCATGATGATGTGCCGCTCACCCCGGTGGTGATTAACAAGGCCACCGTGGTTTCGGAGTAA
- a CDS encoding response regulator, producing the protein MPYTTYQPRLLILDDDPVALTLLTDTSEKMALFSRIAACSSSREALDALHNEPFDLLLLDYSVDDRNGLDVFELAKQMHSPLAGILVTAHDEKEVIISAMQAGIRDFIEKPIRPHILSNALNRAWEELEARVILDTENRNHLELLESLPDVVYKIDMDGYIQYINKTVEELGFSQEELKGKHITRIIAPEDYHSHSLQTVLDNFRWQPDAEDDAPKLVNERRGGHRRTQNLRIRLVSRNPDQGTSFREGQLVSFGEISATGILDGSVVTGSVGIIRDITERERERRQLKEALDRLRESEAALKKAYNAKSQFVANMSYELRTPLNAITGMVDLIKDAASCKEQQSRLEVVKSSCRSLQFILDDIMDLSRIEANRLRLATVNFHPHDIMQEVLTIAKNLPEAKELDIRAAAGQAPPCPRLKGDAERIRQILLNLVHNALKYTDKGFVEIGMDCRAVDKKEYMRLICTVRDSGIGISRDKQEAIFERFDQPLDVGSRRYGGRGLGLAISLKLARLMRGDIQVDSEPGLGSSFTFAVVLPTADEISQSAANADTVSCSGTALVVEDNMTNRAVIKNLIESLGVRVDTAQNGREALEKAQNQAYPIIFMDLQMPEIDGMDICRKIRESGGPCAGAFIVALTADVEEHTIEQCREAGMNEYLPKPVGKHELRRIFELFEKGPAADDSDS; encoded by the coding sequence ATGCCTTACACTACCTATCAGCCGCGCCTGTTAATTTTAGATGATGATCCGGTGGCCTTAACCCTGCTAACGGATACATCGGAAAAAATGGCCCTTTTTTCCCGGATTGCCGCCTGCAGCTCCAGCAGAGAGGCGCTGGATGCTTTGCATAATGAACCGTTCGACCTGCTGCTGCTTGATTATTCGGTGGATGATCGAAATGGTCTGGACGTATTTGAGCTGGCCAAACAGATGCATAGCCCGCTGGCCGGTATTCTGGTGACCGCCCATGATGAAAAAGAAGTTATTATATCAGCCATGCAGGCCGGAATCCGGGATTTTATAGAGAAACCCATCCGGCCGCATATCCTTAGCAATGCATTGAACCGGGCCTGGGAGGAATTAGAGGCCCGGGTCATCCTGGACACCGAAAACCGTAACCATCTGGAACTGCTCGAGAGCCTGCCGGATGTAGTCTATAAAATCGATATGGATGGCTACATCCAATACATCAACAAAACCGTTGAGGAACTCGGGTTCAGCCAGGAGGAGCTAAAGGGCAAGCACATCACCCGCATTATTGCCCCCGAAGACTATCATTCCCATTCGCTTCAGACGGTGTTGGACAACTTCCGGTGGCAGCCGGATGCTGAAGATGATGCGCCGAAGCTTGTCAATGAGCGCCGCGGCGGGCATCGGCGTACCCAGAACCTTCGCATCCGGCTCGTCAGCAGAAATCCCGACCAGGGAACCAGTTTTCGGGAGGGACAGCTCGTTTCTTTCGGTGAAATAAGCGCGACCGGCATTCTGGATGGCAGCGTGGTTACCGGCTCTGTCGGCATTATACGGGATATTACGGAGCGGGAGCGGGAGCGACGCCAGCTTAAGGAGGCCCTGGACAGGCTTCGGGAATCGGAGGCGGCGCTTAAAAAAGCCTATAACGCCAAGAGCCAGTTTGTCGCCAATATGAGCTATGAACTCCGTACCCCGCTTAATGCCATCACCGGCATGGTGGATTTAATCAAGGATGCCGCAAGCTGCAAGGAACAGCAAAGCCGGCTTGAGGTCGTTAAGTCCTCGTGCCGCAGCCTGCAGTTTATTCTGGATGACATCATGGACCTATCCCGGATTGAGGCCAACCGGCTGCGGCTGGCCACTGTCAATTTTCATCCCCATGATATCATGCAGGAGGTTTTAACCATTGCAAAAAACCTGCCGGAGGCCAAAGAACTGGATATCCGGGCGGCCGCCGGACAAGCGCCGCCATGCCCGAGACTTAAAGGGGATGCGGAGCGGATCCGGCAGATTCTTTTAAACCTTGTCCATAATGCGTTGAAATATACGGATAAGGGCTTTGTTGAAATCGGCATGGATTGCCGGGCGGTGGATAAAAAAGAGTATATGCGCTTGATATGCACGGTCAGGGATTCCGGCATCGGCATCTCAAGGGACAAGCAGGAGGCAATTTTTGAGCGATTTGATCAGCCTTTGGATGTGGGTTCCCGACGCTACGGGGGCCGGGGGCTGGGGCTGGCGATCAGCCTTAAACTCGCCCGATTAATGCGGGGTGATATCCAGGTGGATAGCGAGCCGGGCCTGGGCTCTTCATTTACCTTTGCCGTGGTTCTGCCCACAGCCGACGAGATTTCACAATCTGCAGCAAATGCGGACACGGTTTCCTGCTCCGGCACAGCACTGGTGGTTGAAGACAATATGACCAATCGCGCCGTCATAAAAAACCTGATCGAGAGTCTGGGGGTGCGCGTGGATACCGCGCAGAACGGCCGGGAAGCACTAGAGAAGGCTCAAAATCAGGCGTATCCCATCATATTTATGGACTTACAGATGCCGGAAATCGATGGCATGGATATTTGCAGAAAAATCCGGGAATCCGGCGGGCCTTGCGCCGGTGCCTTTATCGTGGCGCTCACGGCAGATGTTGAGGAACATACCATTGAACAGTGCCGCGAGGCCGGAATGAATGAATATCTCCCCAAACCGGTGGGCAAACATGAGCTTCGCCGGATTTTTGAGCTGTTTGAAAAAGGACCGGCCGCCGACGACAGCGATTCATAA
- a CDS encoding acyl-CoA dehydrogenase, with protein sequence MAQQIADRRDIDFVLYEQFEIESLTQHERYSDMNRKMFDMILTEARNFAIKEVLPLNEEGDKVGLVFENNQVKVPESFHRAYKLMCEGEWIAMTEDPEIGGQGMPHSIAQAAAEYIAGADFSFSAFGYATHGAAKMIEIFGTDKQKEMFLGKMYSGQWTGTMVLTEPEAGSDVGNLTTTAVKNDDGTYSISGNKIFITAGEHDLAENIVHPVLARIEGEPAGTKGISLFIVPKIRVNEDGSLGEPNDVVCTGIEEKLGIHASPTCQLAFGGKGNCRGLLLGEENKGMKVMFHMMNEARLGVGALGLFNASNAYLYSLNYARERVQGRDMADAFNPEAESVAIIKHPDVRRMLMWMKAHTEGMRSFIHYIASLFDQQVLAESEEDKQNLEDYISLLTPVIKSYCTDRGFEATVLAMQTYGGYGYTRDYPVERLMRDSKINSIYEGTNGIQAMDLLARKLGMKKGGVFLNFLGEMQKTIATAKETDGLADLAAGLEESVNRLGSVAIHIGKTAMSPDFKVAFSYATDFLNAMGDVIMGWMLLWRATVAAPKLTKLVGDAEGEARLEKINKNKNAAFYEGQIKSAEYFIQTQLPIAQGKMASIEANCSAVVDIPEAAFGG encoded by the coding sequence ATGGCACAACAGATTGCAGACAGACGGGACATTGATTTTGTGCTCTATGAGCAGTTTGAAATTGAAAGCCTGACTCAGCATGAGCGCTACAGCGACATGAACCGCAAGATGTTTGACATGATTTTGACCGAGGCGCGCAATTTCGCCATTAAGGAGGTGCTGCCGCTAAACGAGGAAGGCGATAAGGTGGGCCTGGTTTTTGAGAACAACCAGGTCAAGGTGCCCGAGAGCTTCCATCGCGCCTATAAGCTGATGTGTGAAGGCGAGTGGATCGCCATGACCGAGGATCCGGAAATCGGGGGGCAGGGGATGCCCCATTCCATCGCCCAGGCAGCGGCCGAATATATTGCGGGTGCGGATTTTTCCTTCAGCGCGTTTGGCTACGCCACCCACGGCGCAGCCAAGATGATCGAGATTTTCGGCACGGATAAGCAGAAAGAAATGTTTCTGGGCAAGATGTATTCCGGTCAGTGGACCGGGACCATGGTGCTGACCGAGCCGGAGGCCGGCTCTGATGTCGGCAACTTGACCACCACTGCCGTGAAAAATGATGACGGCACATATTCCATCAGCGGCAATAAAATATTTATCACCGCCGGTGAGCATGATCTGGCGGAAAACATCGTTCATCCGGTACTGGCCCGTATCGAGGGGGAGCCCGCCGGTACCAAGGGGATCTCGCTTTTTATTGTGCCAAAGATCCGGGTCAATGAGGACGGCTCCCTGGGCGAGCCAAACGACGTGGTCTGCACAGGGATCGAGGAAAAGCTGGGCATTCACGCCAGCCCCACCTGCCAGCTGGCATTCGGGGGCAAGGGCAACTGCCGGGGGCTGCTTTTGGGTGAAGAGAACAAGGGCATGAAGGTAATGTTTCATATGATGAACGAAGCCCGGCTGGGAGTGGGCGCTCTGGGCCTTTTTAACGCTTCGAACGCCTATCTGTATTCGCTTAACTATGCCCGGGAGCGGGTCCAGGGAAGGGATATGGCCGATGCCTTCAATCCGGAGGCGGAATCCGTTGCCATTATCAAGCATCCGGATGTCCGGCGGATGCTCATGTGGATGAAAGCCCACACGGAAGGCATGCGAAGCTTTATCCATTATATTGCCAGCCTCTTTGATCAGCAGGTGCTGGCGGAGAGCGAAGAAGACAAGCAGAACCTGGAAGACTATATCAGCCTGCTTACCCCGGTCATTAAATCCTACTGCACGGACCGCGGGTTCGAGGCCACGGTTTTGGCCATGCAGACCTACGGCGGGTACGGCTATACCCGGGATTATCCGGTGGAGCGTTTGATGCGGGATTCCAAGATTAACTCCATCTATGAAGGCACCAACGGCATTCAGGCCATGGATCTTCTGGCGCGCAAACTCGGCATGAAAAAGGGCGGCGTGTTTTTGAATTTTCTTGGCGAGATGCAGAAAACTATCGCCACGGCCAAGGAAACCGACGGGCTGGCCGATCTGGCCGCCGGCCTCGAAGAATCAGTCAATCGGCTGGGCAGCGTGGCCATACATATCGGCAAAACGGCCATGTCGCCGGATTTTAAGGTGGCGTTTTCCTATGCCACCGATTTCTTAAACGCCATGGGTGATGTGATTATGGGGTGGATGCTTTTGTGGCGGGCCACGGTGGCTGCGCCGAAGCTGACCAAGCTCGTGGGCGATGCCGAAGGCGAGGCCCGGCTGGAAAAAATCAATAAAAACAAGAACGCGGCCTTCTACGAGGGGCAGATCAAATCCGCTGAATATTTTATTCAAACCCAGCTGCCGATTGCCCAGGGAAAAATGGCGTCTATCGAGGCCAACTGCAGTGCGGTGGTCGATATTCCGGAGGCGGCTTTCGGGGGTTAG
- a CDS encoding cation transporter — MAPTDKASDRLKLYRQAILLAQITVFYNLVEGVVSVMLGLGGETLSLFGFGLDSFVEVISGIGIWHMVKRMQRHPDENPDRFEQLALRITGSAFFILAAGLVVTAGFNLYTGHQPETTVWGIVISLISILTMWALIYFKVRVGRQLGSDAILTDAECTKTCLYLSFILLLASAGYELTGIGGIDAIGAIALAVFSYREGREAFEKASGKICCGGNG; from the coding sequence ATGGCCCCGACGGATAAGGCGTCAGACAGGTTAAAATTATACCGGCAGGCGATTCTGCTGGCGCAGATCACCGTTTTCTATAATCTGGTGGAAGGCGTGGTATCGGTGATGCTGGGCCTGGGCGGTGAAACCCTTTCCTTGTTCGGATTCGGTCTGGATTCGTTTGTCGAGGTGATCTCAGGCATCGGCATCTGGCATATGGTCAAGCGGATGCAGCGGCATCCGGATGAAAATCCGGATCGGTTCGAGCAGCTTGCGCTTCGGATCACCGGCAGCGCATTTTTTATTCTGGCGGCCGGCTTGGTTGTGACAGCCGGTTTTAACCTGTATACCGGCCATCAACCGGAAACCACCGTATGGGGCATTGTCATTTCACTGATTTCGATATTAACGATGTGGGCCCTGATTTATTTCAAGGTCCGGGTCGGCCGGCAGCTGGGTTCAGATGCCATTCTAACGGATGCAGAGTGTACAAAGACATGTCTGTATCTGTCATTTATCCTGCTGCTGGCAAGCGCGGGCTATGAGCTGACGGGGATCGGCGGTATCGATGCGATAGGCGCGATCGCCCTGGCTGTTTTTTCCTACCGGGAAGGCCGGGAGGCGTTTGAGAAAGCCTCAGGCAAGATTTGCTGCGGCGGCAATGGGTAG